The following proteins are encoded in a genomic region of Nitrososphaera sp.:
- the bcp gene encoding thioredoxin-dependent thiol peroxidase, whose amino-acid sequence MAEKKDESAASAVALAEGKMAPDFAMLDSSGISMRLSDLRGKKDVVIYFYPKDFTPGCTTEAAEFSRDYAKFSKAGIEVVGVSPDDQESHDKFRAKMGIPYPLAADTDKSTAKQYGVYGLKSFMGREYMGVNRTTFLVDRTGKIVKVFARVKPAGHSDEVYAVLRG is encoded by the coding sequence ATGGCAGAGAAAAAGGACGAATCTGCTGCTAGTGCAGTGGCGCTTGCAGAGGGCAAGATGGCGCCGGACTTTGCGATGCTCGACTCTTCCGGCATATCGATGCGCCTGTCGGATCTTCGCGGCAAAAAAGACGTCGTGATTTACTTTTATCCGAAGGATTTTACGCCCGGCTGCACCACGGAGGCGGCCGAGTTTTCGCGCGATTACGCCAAGTTCTCAAAGGCTGGCATCGAGGTGGTTGGCGTCAGCCCCGACGATCAGGAATCGCATGACAAGTTCCGCGCCAAGATGGGGATTCCGTACCCACTTGCTGCCGACACTGACAAATCCACCGCAAAGCAGTACGGCGTCTACGGCTTGAAGTCGTTTATGGGAAGGGAGTACATGGGCGTAAACAGGACAACCTTCTTGGTCGACCGCACCGGCAAGATAGTCAAGGTGTTTGCCCGGGTAAAACCGGCGGGCCACAGCGACGAAGTCTATGCCGTCCTTCGAGGCTAG
- a CDS encoding winged helix-turn-helix domain-containing protein, translating to MITYSEPVKGERHRSKVDIVYDILVSAVGAGTKKTHILYKANISSTQVESYFSALLAHNLLVHKHDADGHNLYQTTEKGRKFIECCDEIRSMIGIVMNNRRIDPMSDFFAFDRR from the coding sequence TTGATTACATATTCAGAGCCGGTAAAAGGCGAGCGCCACAGAAGCAAGGTGGACATCGTCTATGACATTTTGGTGTCGGCAGTCGGCGCTGGCACAAAAAAAACGCACATACTATACAAGGCAAATATCAGCAGCACTCAGGTCGAGAGTTATTTTTCGGCTCTCCTTGCGCACAACCTGCTTGTGCACAAGCACGACGCTGACGGGCATAACCTGTACCAGACTACGGAAAAGGGAAGAAAGTTCATCGAGTGTTGCGATGAGATCCGGTCCATGATAGGGATCGTGATGAACAACAGGCGTATCGACCCAATGTCTGACTTTTTCGCCTTTGACCGGCGCTAG
- a CDS encoding aminopeptidase P family protein, translating into MKTVKARRERLLQLAEKAGYKSVAAFEPQNVFYLTGFWGEAIAICSPWSTKLIAPKLEYTRAKEDSNDCEVVATERGTELISTFVSALEKTGKTCTDCSDYATIESIKKQLSLRPDSPSGADSAIAYDVNPLFEARKIKDEGEVRIISAASKILDRLYEICLKKIRAGVSERDLQALLVYEGMKLGANPPAYKSTLNPLIIAGGPNGALPHAEVSDRKFKKGDLVVVDLTLRHRGYISDATRTFALGSVPPEARDSYEVVRESQLAGLKAARAGTTCGAVDSACRSVISEAGASSEFIHSTGHGIGLDVHEPPWLRANNTSESLSPGMAVTVEPGIYRQGKFGIRIEDSIIVTEGKPRVLHRFPKELISL; encoded by the coding sequence GTGAAAACCGTGAAGGCTCGGCGGGAAAGACTCTTGCAGCTGGCCGAAAAGGCGGGATACAAGAGCGTCGCTGCATTCGAGCCCCAAAACGTATTCTACCTTACGGGCTTTTGGGGCGAAGCCATCGCAATCTGCTCACCTTGGTCGACAAAGCTAATCGCGCCCAAGCTAGAGTACACGCGGGCAAAGGAGGACTCTAATGACTGCGAGGTTGTCGCCACGGAACGCGGCACAGAGTTGATATCTACTTTTGTATCCGCGCTCGAAAAGACCGGCAAGACCTGCACTGACTGTTCTGACTATGCTACTATTGAATCGATAAAAAAGCAGCTTTCGCTTAGGCCCGACTCGCCGTCGGGCGCTGATTCAGCGATTGCCTACGACGTAAACCCGCTTTTTGAAGCCCGAAAAATAAAGGACGAGGGCGAGGTGCGCATAATCTCAGCCGCATCAAAGATACTCGACAGGCTCTATGAGATTTGCCTGAAAAAGATCAGGGCAGGCGTTTCAGAAAGAGACCTTCAGGCGCTGCTGGTCTACGAAGGCATGAAACTCGGCGCCAATCCGCCTGCCTACAAGTCAACCCTCAATCCGCTTATCATCGCAGGGGGCCCGAACGGTGCACTTCCGCACGCCGAGGTAAGCGACAGAAAATTCAAGAAAGGCGACCTCGTGGTAGTTGACCTCACGCTTCGCCACCGGGGCTACATCTCTGATGCAACGCGCACGTTCGCGCTGGGCTCTGTTCCCCCAGAAGCCCGAGACTCGTACGAGGTGGTCAGAGAGTCGCAGCTGGCGGGACTAAAGGCCGCACGCGCAGGCACGACATGCGGGGCGGTCGACTCCGCATGCAGGAGCGTCATTTCAGAGGCAGGCGCGTCGTCCGAATTCATTCATTCCACCGGTCACGGCATCGGACTCGACGTGCACGAGCCTCCCTGGCTCAGGGCAAACAATACCTCCGAGTCTCTGTCGCCTGGAATGGCCGTAACAGTCGAGCCCGGGATATACCGTCAGGGCAAGTTCGGAATCCGGATTGAAGACAGCATAATCGTGACCGAGGGCAAGCCGCGGGTACTGCACAGGTTCCCAAAAGAACTCATTTCACTCTGA
- the coaBC gene encoding bifunctional phosphopantothenoylcysteine decarboxylase/phosphopantothenate--cysteine ligase CoaBC, with protein sequence MTERDTHPSKDITGTAGKELAGKRVVLCVTGSVAAYRAIDLARLLMRHGADVRPVMSGSTGMMVSPEMMKWATGNPAVSSLSGDLEHVALADFGRSDLIVVYPCTANTIGKAANGIDDTPVTSVLSVALGSKIPVIVAPAMHEAMIENAAVAQNIGKLKQAGVIFCEPLIVEGKAKAAEPQEVLQLAISTLSPKPLAGKKVLVTAGSTIEYIDPIRVVTNLSSGKMGIAIAQQASAMGAKVTLILGVGVEPPRFEKILRVKTSSEMYDAVVSELKSEEGGYDVAVMTAAVSDFKPSKKSASKIDTRKGSLELRLEPTKKIINEVKKISSRTVLVAFKAEWGLDRGQLVEKAKLKLDECNADLVVANDLALPGASAGSDTTEVLVVGRTGRPLHMPLASKVEVAQKLVQLVAEVIDKNSK encoded by the coding sequence TTGACTGAAAGAGACACCCACCCTTCAAAGGATATCACAGGCACTGCGGGTAAAGAGCTCGCGGGCAAGAGGGTGGTGCTCTGCGTAACTGGCAGCGTGGCCGCATACAGGGCAATCGATCTGGCCCGACTGCTCATGAGGCACGGCGCCGACGTGAGGCCGGTTATGAGCGGATCCACTGGTATGATGGTTTCCCCGGAGATGATGAAGTGGGCCACAGGAAATCCCGCAGTATCGTCGCTTAGTGGCGACCTTGAGCATGTTGCTCTGGCAGACTTTGGCAGGTCCGACCTGATAGTTGTCTATCCGTGCACTGCAAACACTATAGGCAAGGCGGCAAACGGGATAGACGATACCCCGGTCACCTCGGTGCTGTCAGTGGCGCTTGGCTCGAAAATCCCGGTAATCGTTGCCCCTGCTATGCATGAGGCAATGATTGAAAACGCTGCTGTTGCGCAGAACATCGGCAAGCTAAAGCAGGCCGGGGTTATCTTTTGCGAACCCTTGATTGTAGAAGGCAAGGCCAAGGCAGCGGAACCGCAGGAGGTACTGCAACTTGCAATTTCGACACTTTCGCCAAAGCCTCTCGCCGGCAAGAAAGTACTGGTTACGGCCGGAAGCACCATAGAATACATCGATCCCATCAGGGTCGTTACCAACCTGAGCTCCGGCAAAATGGGGATTGCGATAGCACAGCAGGCCTCTGCAATGGGCGCAAAGGTGACGTTGATACTTGGGGTCGGGGTTGAACCGCCGCGGTTTGAAAAGATACTGCGCGTGAAAACGTCATCAGAGATGTATGATGCGGTTGTCTCTGAGCTGAAATCCGAAGAGGGCGGCTATGATGTTGCTGTAATGACGGCTGCAGTATCCGACTTTAAGCCATCAAAAAAATCCGCTTCAAAGATCGACACCAGAAAGGGATCGCTCGAACTGCGCCTGGAACCTACAAAGAAGATCATAAACGAAGTAAAGAAAATTAGCAGCCGAACCGTGCTCGTGGCATTCAAGGCCGAGTGGGGTCTTGACAGGGGGCAGCTGGTTGAGAAGGCCAAATTGAAACTTGACGAATGCAACGCCGACCTTGTGGTCGCAAACGACTTGGCACTTCCGGGAGCATCTGCGGGCTCTGACACCACTGAGGTCCTTGTGGTCGGAAGGACAGGCAGGCCCCTGCACATGCCACTCGCATCAAAAGTCGAGGTGGCGCAAAAGCTTGTCCAGCTTGTCGCAGAAGTAATCGACAAGAACAGTAAATGA
- the panB gene encoding 3-methyl-2-oxobutanoate hydroxymethyltransferase, producing MANKEKKQTVSGIAAMKNRSKISVVTAYDYCTALICDRAGLDILLVGDSAGMVVLGYPNTVRVEMADMLLFCGAVSRGAKRAMVVGDMPFGSYQSGPTQAVENAVRMIKSGCDAVKLEGGAEIQKTVESIVSAGIPVMGHIGLKPQTATLWEGYKVQGRTAEAAQKLLADAFALEQAGAFSIVLEMVSTEAAGEISKALRIPTIGIGSGPKCDGQVLVLHDLIGMYEDIKPRFAVRNADVSSVIFDAVSRYSMDIKGEKFPAESHTFHMDSGELDKWAGTFRKEESGTVNKGKRLD from the coding sequence ATGGCGAACAAAGAGAAAAAGCAAACGGTTTCGGGGATTGCTGCAATGAAGAATCGCTCGAAAATCTCGGTAGTCACTGCATATGATTACTGCACTGCCCTTATCTGCGACAGGGCAGGCCTGGACATCCTGCTTGTCGGCGACAGCGCCGGGATGGTGGTTCTGGGCTATCCTAACACGGTTCGGGTGGAGATGGCCGACATGCTTCTCTTTTGCGGCGCGGTTTCAAGGGGCGCAAAAAGGGCAATGGTGGTAGGCGACATGCCATTTGGCTCCTATCAGTCTGGCCCAACGCAGGCAGTGGAAAATGCCGTCCGGATGATAAAGAGTGGCTGCGACGCGGTCAAGCTGGAAGGGGGGGCCGAAATCCAAAAGACAGTCGAGTCTATCGTGTCAGCCGGGATCCCTGTGATGGGGCACATCGGACTGAAGCCACAGACTGCGACGCTTTGGGAAGGATACAAGGTTCAGGGAAGGACTGCAGAGGCGGCCCAGAAGTTGCTCGCTGACGCGTTCGCGCTCGAGCAGGCAGGCGCATTTTCGATTGTACTTGAAATGGTATCGACAGAGGCAGCTGGCGAAATATCAAAAGCGCTCCGGATACCGACCATTGGAATAGGCTCGGGCCCAAAATGCGACGGTCAGGTTCTCGTGCTGCACGACCTGATAGGGATGTACGAGGATATCAAGCCAAGGTTTGCTGTGCGCAATGCGGACGTTTCCAGCGTGATATTTGACGCAGTGTCCCGGTATTCTATGGACATAAAGGGAGAAAAATTTCCAGCCGAGTCGCACACATTTCACATGGACAGCGGGGAGCTTGACAAATGGGCCGGCACTTTCCGAAAGGAAGAGTCTGGCACCGTGAACAAAGGGAAAAGGCTTGACTGA
- a CDS encoding 4-phosphopantoate--beta-alanine ligase has protein sequence MIEIPESHPRAKSLHVREALVAGFQNGLVAPQGLIAHGRGEAFDYLLGEATTPMARAAIRAAAASLLTAMHPVISVNGNAAALVPGQLVELAASVNAKLEVNLFHRTEERERRIRQELERNGATQVLGTGGDASAQIPELQSERRRVDPAGIFSADVVFVPLEDGDRTEALVKMGKTVITVDLNPISRTAKAAQISIVDNLVRAVPELVAAVADLKKSGESLQALLDSFDNQENLARSLQLIRGGVG, from the coding sequence ATGATAGAAATCCCTGAAAGCCACCCGAGAGCCAAGTCGCTGCACGTGCGGGAGGCTCTGGTCGCCGGATTTCAGAACGGCTTGGTGGCACCTCAGGGGCTCATCGCCCACGGTCGAGGCGAGGCGTTTGACTACCTTCTCGGTGAGGCTACAACCCCTATGGCACGCGCCGCAATACGGGCTGCCGCCGCCTCGCTTTTGACGGCAATGCACCCGGTGATATCCGTCAACGGAAATGCGGCAGCGCTTGTTCCAGGACAGCTGGTAGAGCTTGCAGCCTCGGTAAATGCCAAACTCGAAGTCAACCTGTTTCACCGAACCGAGGAAAGGGAAAGGAGGATAAGGCAGGAACTTGAGCGAAACGGCGCAACTCAGGTCCTTGGAACCGGCGGCGATGCCTCAGCGCAGATCCCCGAACTGCAAAGCGAGAGGCGCAGGGTTGACCCCGCGGGAATATTTTCTGCCGATGTTGTCTTCGTGCCACTTGAGGACGGCGACAGGACGGAGGCGCTTGTAAAGATGGGCAAGACTGTAATTACTGTAGACCTGAATCCGATCTCAAGGACCGCAAAAGCCGCACAAATCAGCATTGTGGACAACCTTGTAAGGGCTGTCCCTGAACTGGTCGCCGCGGTAGCCGACCTGAAGAAGAGCGGCGAATCTCTCCAGGCCCTGCTGGACTCTTTTGACAACCAGGAAAACCTTGCAAGATCGCTGCAACTAATCCGCGGCGGAGTCGGCTAG
- a CDS encoding GHMP kinase: MASALISAPVALARSFSPAHITGFFDKPAAPQQNAMYAGSVGAGFSIDKGIYTTVQVHESRVKGYSITINGRPSRDAEVSKWVAEKYMRYLGSSFFVSIDHHVEIPIGYGLGSSGAAALSLSYALNSALGTGLSQTEAAQIAHRAEIECKTGLGTVIAEFAGGFEARQTVGAPGVGLVSTRPLDGYSAVILCLSPISTKTYLSCRNGFEQGLGTRMLSELAAGGYQPEEFMKMSRAFSARLGIDSGKCKAPMEALARSGYVSSVALFGETVFALVPSEDAWKAERILQPFDGDLLVCGIDPAGARLI; encoded by the coding sequence ATGGCATCGGCACTAATTAGTGCGCCCGTGGCTCTCGCCAGATCTTTTAGTCCTGCCCATATTACAGGCTTTTTTGACAAGCCTGCGGCGCCTCAGCAGAATGCAATGTACGCAGGTTCCGTCGGTGCTGGGTTTTCAATTGACAAAGGCATCTACACCACTGTCCAGGTCCACGAGAGCAGGGTGAAGGGTTACTCGATTACTATCAACGGAAGGCCGTCCAGAGACGCAGAAGTTTCGAAATGGGTTGCCGAAAAATACATGCGCTATCTGGGCTCTTCCTTTTTTGTTTCCATTGACCATCACGTAGAAATTCCAATTGGCTACGGACTTGGTTCAAGCGGAGCTGCAGCATTGAGCCTTTCTTATGCGCTCAACAGCGCGCTTGGGACCGGACTCTCGCAGACAGAGGCGGCCCAAATCGCGCACCGCGCAGAGATTGAATGCAAGACGGGACTCGGAACCGTAATCGCCGAATTTGCAGGAGGCTTTGAAGCGCGGCAGACTGTCGGGGCACCCGGAGTCGGGCTGGTATCAACAAGACCCCTTGATGGCTACTCAGCCGTGATTCTGTGTCTCTCTCCGATTTCGACCAAGACTTATCTATCTTGCAGGAACGGTTTCGAGCAGGGGCTCGGCACGCGGATGCTCTCGGAACTTGCCGCAGGTGGTTATCAGCCGGAGGAATTTATGAAAATGTCCCGGGCATTTTCGGCAAGGCTGGGGATTGATTCCGGAAAATGCAAGGCGCCAATGGAAGCCCTTGCACGATCTGGCTATGTTTCAAGCGTCGCACTTTTCGGCGAGACCGTCTTTGCGCTCGTGCCATCCGAGGATGCCTGGAAGGCAGAGAGAATACTGCAGCCTTTTGACGGGGACTTGCTTGTCTGTGGAATCGACCCCGCCGGCGCGCGGCTTATCTGA
- a CDS encoding phosphate uptake regulator PhoU codes for MSKYVRRLQKVGSSFMISLPGDWIKRNKLGKASILTLDINRDNSISIFSSDDNSDATKEATLSYTPATMDSVVNQVYGAYLLGYDLIRIRSSSEIPFDDADRIKRAVHKLAGLEIVDEDAFKISAQFLLDAGTLDAEKILRRMNSIVSGMSRDVVESMNKKEKDIRRVVGSRDQEVNRHYFLLVRLIRSAMMDQRLAGKLNLSNIDILDYRIAANLLESAGDYIVDLAGIRAASEIPHIEKIVEAGMLVDDMQEKAVSAFVNKNRNDSLTVVRMYERFTDLVNSLKDVSSLNAIASKRDSSSTINFLNILYSLDKIARCWVDIADLVKPVHLTAPLKNA; via the coding sequence ATGTCAAAGTATGTGCGGAGGCTGCAGAAGGTCGGCAGCAGCTTTATGATCTCCCTTCCGGGTGATTGGATAAAACGAAATAAACTTGGAAAGGCGAGCATCCTGACGCTTGACATAAATCGGGACAACTCGATCTCGATTTTTTCATCAGACGACAATTCTGATGCGACCAAGGAGGCCACCCTGTCGTATACGCCTGCGACCATGGATTCGGTGGTAAACCAAGTTTACGGCGCTTATCTTCTCGGCTACGACTTGATTCGCATACGTTCAAGCTCAGAGATTCCGTTTGACGACGCCGACAGGATAAAGAGGGCGGTTCACAAGTTGGCAGGTCTTGAAATCGTTGACGAGGATGCCTTCAAGATTTCGGCTCAGTTTTTGCTGGACGCAGGTACCCTTGACGCCGAAAAGATTCTTCGAAGAATGAATTCCATAGTGTCAGGTATGTCAAGGGATGTCGTGGAATCAATGAACAAGAAAGAGAAGGACATACGCAGGGTAGTGGGCAGCAGGGATCAGGAAGTAAACCGCCACTACTTTTTACTTGTCAGGCTTATTCGGAGTGCGATGATGGATCAGAGGCTTGCGGGAAAACTAAACCTGAGCAACATCGACATCCTTGACTACAGGATAGCTGCAAACCTGCTCGAAAGTGCAGGGGACTATATCGTTGACCTGGCCGGGATCCGCGCGGCTTCAGAGATTCCACACATTGAAAAAATCGTCGAGGCAGGCATGCTAGTCGACGACATGCAGGAAAAGGCAGTATCTGCCTTTGTCAACAAGAACAGGAACGACTCGCTCACGGTGGTCAGGATGTACGAGCGCTTTACAGACCTTGTCAATTCGCTCAAGGATGTCTCATCGCTGAACGCCATTGCTTCAAAACGCGACTCCAGCTCGACCATTAACTTTCTCAATATCCTCTATTCGCTTGACAAGATCGCCCGATGCTGGGTGGACATTGCAGACCTGGTAAAGCCGGTGCACCTGACGGCGCCTCTCAAAAACGCATAG
- the mvk gene encoding mevalonate kinase, protein MKPASFASAPAKVILFGEHFVVHGSTAILASIERRISAKAALTDEPGRISIISDLGSESMVVGSQESAEDAQRRKTGGLAPLLDLARQIVHEKSGGQVPGIRIHIESHVRSGIGLGSSAASCVATAAAVVSLFGPVDRQRVCRLAMDAEGMVHGTASGADCYVSTFGGLVTYNRNQSMRPLTPGSDLVLLVCNTGIAHSTREEVDKVRKFKERDVANFKSLQDELDDISSKAADALERGDKVGVGRLMGQNQRLLHRLGVSHPKAEEIIKLALSAGALGAKVTGAGGGGAVIALAGSHEEGEKILAAVEQHGYEAFVTGIDTHGLVSE, encoded by the coding sequence ATGAAACCTGCATCCTTCGCGTCGGCCCCCGCAAAGGTAATCCTTTTCGGCGAGCATTTCGTCGTGCATGGGAGCACGGCGATTCTCGCATCGATAGAGCGGCGAATCTCCGCCAAGGCTGCCTTGACAGACGAGCCGGGCAGGATCTCCATAATTTCCGACCTTGGCAGCGAGAGCATGGTTGTCGGTTCGCAGGAAAGCGCAGAGGACGCCCAGCGGCGGAAGACAGGCGGACTGGCGCCTCTACTGGACTTGGCAAGGCAAATTGTTCATGAAAAATCTGGCGGGCAGGTACCCGGAATCAGGATTCATATTGAATCACACGTCCGGTCGGGAATAGGACTGGGTTCTTCCGCAGCTTCCTGTGTAGCAACTGCTGCTGCCGTAGTGTCTCTTTTCGGGCCGGTCGACAGGCAGCGGGTATGCAGACTTGCTATGGATGCCGAGGGAATGGTGCATGGAACTGCGTCGGGGGCGGACTGCTATGTGAGCACGTTCGGCGGGCTTGTGACCTACAACCGGAACCAGAGCATGAGGCCTTTGACCCCGGGTTCTGATTTGGTTTTGTTGGTCTGTAACACCGGAATTGCCCACTCCACAAGAGAGGAAGTGGACAAGGTTAGAAAGTTCAAGGAAAGAGACGTTGCCAATTTCAAGAGTCTTCAGGACGAGCTCGACGATATATCGTCCAAAGCTGCCGATGCACTGGAGCGCGGCGACAAGGTCGGGGTGGGCCGCCTCATGGGCCAGAACCAGCGGCTACTGCATAGGCTTGGAGTCTCTCATCCAAAGGCAGAGGAAATAATAAAGCTCGCACTAAGTGCAGGCGCGCTGGGAGCAAAGGTCACGGGGGCAGGCGGGGGAGGAGCCGTCATTGCGCTTGCTGGCAGTCATGAAGAAGGAGAAAAAATTCTCGCCGCGGTGGAGCAGCATGGCTACGAGGCCTTTGTGACCGGAATTGACACGCATGGCCTTGTCAGCGAATAA
- the amrB gene encoding AmmeMemoRadiSam system protein B codes for MTSDTATRPPAVAGMFYPDNSRELTRAVEDTFADWRFGPGAQPPSLENQRIYGMISPHAGYAYSGAVAANGYYRISGSNFENVILVGPNHYGIGSTVATMKSGQWETPIGSIAVNSDWTALISKKSGILDFDNFAHSRDHCIEVQLPYLQVIRQRKYSAEFSIVPIILIMQDLDTAYDLGNAIKETVEENAEEGKTPVIIGSSDLTHYEPNEEAHRKDGELINAILSLDVNRFYAVLERLDVSACGYGAIATTMIAAKGLGATKGELLKYATSGDVTGDKDAVVGYCSIIFT; via the coding sequence TTGACTTCTGATACTGCCACGCGCCCGCCTGCAGTCGCCGGAATGTTTTATCCTGACAATTCCCGCGAGTTGACCAGAGCAGTGGAGGACACTTTTGCAGACTGGCGCTTCGGGCCAGGCGCGCAGCCGCCCTCGCTTGAAAACCAACGAATCTATGGGATGATCTCGCCGCACGCCGGATACGCTTACTCGGGAGCCGTTGCGGCAAATGGCTATTACCGGATTTCCGGCTCTAACTTTGAGAACGTCATTCTCGTAGGCCCCAATCACTACGGAATTGGCTCAACTGTTGCCACCATGAAATCCGGCCAGTGGGAAACCCCCATTGGCAGCATCGCCGTTAATTCTGATTGGACAGCACTTATCTCGAAAAAATCCGGCATACTTGACTTTGACAATTTTGCACACAGCAGGGACCACTGCATCGAGGTGCAGCTTCCATACCTCCAGGTAATCAGGCAGCGCAAGTATTCTGCCGAGTTTTCAATAGTCCCGATTATTCTTATTATGCAGGACCTGGACACCGCATACGACCTTGGAAACGCCATCAAAGAAACTGTCGAAGAAAACGCCGAAGAGGGCAAGACACCTGTCATTATCGGATCCTCAGACCTGACTCACTATGAGCCAAACGAAGAGGCCCACAGAAAGGACGGCGAGCTGATAAATGCAATACTGTCGCTTGACGTCAACAGGTTCTATGCCGTACTTGAGCGCCTTGACGTATCTGCGTGCGGCTATGGCGCTATAGCCACCACCATGATAGCTGCAAAGGGGCTTGGGGCGACAAAGGGAGAGCTGTTAAAGTATGCGACTAGCGGCGATGTCACAGGAGATAAGGACGCGGTTGTCGGATACTGCTCCATAATATTTACATGA
- the rpsB gene encoding 30S ribosomal protein S2 has protein sequence MILSTGIRVGTPVKTKYMAPFILKANPEGLYILDISKTLARIDVAAKFIGRSDISKVAVTSAREYGKTPVEKFCELTGATPILGRFMPGTFTNPSLPDYMEPEIVVVTDPQADQQAVLEATRAGVPVIAISNSDNVTSKVDLVVPANNRGRKALATTYWLLAREVLKKQSKIKSDGEMESKASIDDFETKLVEELL, from the coding sequence CAAGTACATGGCTCCGTTTATACTCAAGGCAAACCCTGAGGGACTATACATCCTTGACATCAGCAAGACCCTTGCCAGAATCGATGTTGCTGCCAAGTTTATCGGTAGATCCGACATTTCAAAGGTTGCAGTAACCTCTGCTAGGGAGTACGGCAAGACCCCGGTTGAAAAATTCTGCGAACTCACAGGGGCTACACCCATCCTCGGCAGGTTTATGCCCGGCACATTTACGAATCCCTCACTTCCCGACTATATGGAGCCGGAAATAGTAGTAGTCACAGACCCTCAGGCTGACCAGCAGGCGGTTTTGGAAGCCACGAGAGCCGGTGTACCGGTAATTGCAATTTCAAACAGCGACAACGTGACATCCAAGGTGGATCTTGTTGTGCCGGCAAACAACAGAGGCCGCAAGGCACTTGCCACGACTTACTGGCTCTTGGCGCGTGAAGTGCTAAAGAAGCAGAGCAAGATCAAGTCAGACGGCGAAATGGAGTCAAAGGCATCCATAGACGACTTTGAGACCAAGCTGGTCGAAGAGTTGCTCTAG